DNA from Candidatus Methylomirabilota bacterium:
CCACCACCGTGAGGTCCACGCGCTCGTGCAGGGCGGCGGCCACGAGCGCCTCGATCTCGCCCTCCTTGATGGGGAGACACCGGGCGTGCTGCGCGATGCCGGGGTTGCCGGGTGCGGCCAGCAGCGCCGTCACGCGCGGGCTCTGGGCGAGCTTCCAGGTCAGGGTGTGCTCGCGCCCGCCCGAGCCGATGACCAGCACTTTCACCGGTCGGCGTCCTCCTCGTCGTCGGCGGCCCCGCCGCCCTCGAGGTGCGAACGCGCGATCTGGGACCAGGGGCTGCCGAGATCGAGCTCGAGATACCTCCGCCAGTGCACGGCGGCGGCCGCGCTACGGCCCATCTTGCCGAGCACACCGGCCAGGTTGAAGTGGGCGTCCGCGTAGTCCGGATCCATCTCCAGCGCGCGGCGGTACCAGTTCACCGCGGTGGGGAAGTCGCCGAGGTCCTCGCCCAGCGAGCCCAGGTTGAACGCGGCCTGGGTGCAGGTGGCGTCGGCGGCGAGAGCCGAGCGATAGCACTCCCTTGCCTTCTCGTAGTGGCCCATCCGGTGCTGAAGCAGACCCATGTTGTTCCACGCCGCCGCGTAGCCGGGATCCACCGCGAGCACCCGCTGGTAGGCGTCCACCGCCGCCTCCCAGCGCTCGGGATCGTCGTCCCACTCGGAGGCGCGCGAGAACCAGATCTCGGCAGCATCGCTGGGCGGAATCATGGGGCGCACGCGGCCCCACGCCAGCGACTCGCGC
Protein-coding regions in this window:
- a CDS encoding tetratricopeptide repeat protein, with amino-acid sequence MPTAHSERVFSLRELTRLLRLTPKRALQLRRLGLLDAETTGFRFRDVVACRVGAALLDAGASVRQVREALAGARRLAPESDSPLAEVRLSVEGQRIIVAQDQLRFDARTGQALLDFPALELERETRESLAWGRVRPMIPPSDAAEIWFSRASEWDDDPERWEAAVDAYQRVLAVDPGYAAAWNNMGLLQHRMGHYEKARECYRSALAADATCTQAAFNLGSLGEDLGDFPTAVNWYRRALEMDPDYADAHFNLAGVLGKMGRSAAAAVHWRRYLELDLGSPWSQIARSHLEGGGAADDEEDADR